One Silene latifolia isolate original U9 population chromosome 4, ASM4854445v1, whole genome shotgun sequence DNA segment encodes these proteins:
- the LOC141652484 gene encoding protein LIGHT-DEPENDENT SHORT HYPOCOTYLS 4-like, which yields MDSHQTSNSTSFLLSSSSISSPSKSSSSSSITNSNINLINNINNTNTNTNNNSINLVNSTPNNSNSNSSSRYENQKRRDWNTFGQYLRNHRPPLSLNRCSGAHVLEFLRYLDQFGKTKVHTQVCPFYGHPNPPAPCPCPLRQAWGSLDALIGRLRAAFEENGGRPELNPFGARAVRLYLREVRDSQSKARGVSYEKKKRRRVGPPPPPPPLSIDSTSSQPPPPPGGG from the coding sequence ATGGATTCTCACCAAACTAGTAATTCAACTTCATttctcctttcttcttcttctatttcttcaccatccaaatcctcttcttcctcttctattACAAATTCTAATATCAatctaataaataatattaataatactaatactaatactaataataatagtattaatcTTGTTAATTCTACTCcgaataatagtaatagtaatagtagtagtcgATATGAGAACCAAAAGAGAAGAGATTGGAACACTTTCGGACAATATCTCCGAAACCACCGGCCACCATTGTCACTAAACCGATGTAGTGGGGCCCACGTCCTAGAGTTCCTACGTTACTTAGACCAATTTGGTAAAACTAAGGTACATACACAAGTATGTCCCTTCTACGGACACCCAAACCCGCCCGCTCCATGCCCGTGTCCACTCCGACAAGCGTGGGGATCCCTCGACGCTCTGATCGGGAGGCTACGGGCCGCTTTTGAGGAAAACGGGGGACGGCCCGAGTTGAACCCGTTTGGTGCTAGGGCTGTTAGGCTTTATTTAAGGGAAGTTAGGGATTCTCAGTCTAAGGCTAGAGGTGTTAGTTATGAGAAAAAAAAGCGGAGGCGGGTTGGACCGCCTCCACCCCCGCCTCCGCTTTCAATTGATTCGACATCGTCTCAACCGCCACCGCCTCCTGGTGGCGGTTAG
- the LOC141652481 gene encoding U-box domain-containing protein 3 isoform X2, translating into METNSVRCLTNSLSRFIHLMSCQTWKSMPTQYLKSMAALLKHLKPLLDDIDDEKIDSYSNLWKACENLDKSVNAAGDFIERWSPKRSKILSVLQTEQLLTKIRSSSLEICGILCRLLRTSSGSSGLAGVQHCVQELQSWDTERISKHIEQALKSKNEELVSCNEHLAEIVGSLGLVSNEELLTESIAVEKERMKVESSKSNEEMDQINQIVDLLDLIRQYTLKSGLSGSMNGVTIPVYFRCPLSLDFMSDPVIVASGTTFERSSIQKWLENGLKVCPKTRQYLSHINLIPNYTVKALIANWLDDNNLKSPDGSEIDKVNQEETSQTDNFSSQDIIRTDSFRCSVHSSDSMSRSSLEAVDVGGPSLSEEVSSSTCRSIEHSYTHSRSHSAASVLSSSDIISEGTLLSTSKVGKGSLDDYSRAISLRSADSGYDETTTSVHVDELVQNLKSPSNALQNAAALELRLLAKHNMENRVIIGKCGAVGPLVSLLRSDAKVTQEHAVTALLNLSLNEENKAMIALTGVIEPLVHVLKSGSDAAKENSAATLFSLSLLEDYKSKIGRSGAVRALVNLLGRGTSRGRKDAATALFNLSICHDNKAPIVKAGAVKYLVQLLDPSKGMVDKSVALLANLSTIPEGRLAIAREKGIPLLVEIVDVGSQRGKENAASVLLQLCLNSSKFCTLVLEEGAVPPLVALSQSGTPRAKEKAQQLLSHFRNQREGTSKKRS; encoded by the exons ATGGAGACGAACTCTGTGAGATGTTTGACCAACAGCTTATCTCGATTCATTCATTTAATGTCATGTCAAACATGGAAATCTATGCCTACTCAATACCTCAAAAGCATGGCTGCTCTGTTGAAACACCTgaaacctcttctagatgatatTGATGATGAAAAGATAGATTCATATTCAAATTTATGGAAGGCGTGTGAAAATCTCGACAAATCTGTGAATGCTGCTGGAGATTTTATTGAACGATGGTCACCAAAAAGAAGCAAGATTCTTTCA GTTCTACAAACTGAACAGTTACTGACAAAAATCAGAAGTTCGTCCCTGGAGATATGTGGTATCTTATGTAGGTTACTACGGACATCGTCTGGTTCTTCGGGTTTAGCTGGAGTTCAa CATTGTGTGCAGGAGCTTCAAAGCTGGGACACCGAGCGAATCTCAAAACACATTGAACAAGCTCTGAAGAGTAAAAATGAAGAGTTAGTTTCTTGCAATGAACACTTGGCCGAGATTGTGGGATCTCTTGGGTTGGTGTCGAATGAAGAGCTACTTACAGAGAGTATTGCAGTTGAAAAGGAGCGGATGAAAGTTGAATCAAGCAAGTCTAACGAGGAAATGGATCAAATAAACCAAATAGTAGATCTTTTGGACCTGATTCGGCAATATACTCTTAAAAGTGGACTGTCCGGATCAATGAATGGTGTTACTATCCCTGTATACTTCCGTTGTCCTTTATCATTAGATTTCATGTCAGATCCAGTCATTGTGGCCTCAGGCACAACTTTTGAGAGGTCTTCCATACAGAAATGGCTCGAAAATGGGCTCAAAGTCTGCCCTAAAACTCGACAATATCTTTCACACATCAATCTCATACCGAATTACACTGTGAAAGCACTAATAGCAAATTGGTTGGATGATAATAATCTCAAATCTCCCGATGGCTCTGAAATTGACAAGGTCAACCAAGAAGAAACTTCTCAGACCGATAACTTCTCTTCTCAAGATATAATTCGTACTGATAGTTTCCGTTGCTCAGTACATAGCAGTGATTCTATGTCTAGGTCTTCACTGGAAGCTGTAGATGTAGGTGGCCCGTCTCTATCTGAGGAGGTAAGCTCCAGTACATGTCGGAGTATTGAGCATTCTTACACTCACAGCAGAAGTCATTCAGCTGCAAGTGTCCTGTCAAGCAGTGACATTATCTCTGAGGGCACTCTTCTTAGTACTTCAAAAGTGGGAAAAGGATCTTTGGATGACTATTCTCGAGCTATTTCACTCCGATCAGCAGACTCGGGATATGATGAAACAACCACGTCGGTCCATGTTGATGAATTGGTCCAAAATCTGAAAAGCCCATCAAATGCATTACAAAATGCAGCTGCTTTGGAGTTACGACTCCTTGCGAAACACAACATGGAGAACCGTGTCATCATCGGGAAATGTGGAGCTGTGGGCCCACTAGTCTCACTTTTACGCTCGGATGCGAAGGTAACTCAAGAGCATGCAGTTACTGCTCTTCTCAATCTTTCACTCAATGAAGAAAACAAGGCAATGATAGCATTAACCGGGGTAATTGAACCATTAGTACATGTTCTGAAGTCGGGAAGTGATGCTGCTAAAGAAAACTCTGCTGCTACTCTCTTTAGTCTTTCTCTTCTTGAAGATTACAAGTCAAAGATTGGTCGCTCGGGCGCTGTCAGAGCGCTGGTCAACCTTCTTGGACGAGGAACATCTAGGggaagaaaagacgcagcaactgcatTGTTCAATCTGTCCATTTGCCACGATAATAAAGCTCCAATTGTTAAAGCTGGAGCTGTGAAATATCTTGTTCAGCTTTTAGACCCCTCTAAAGGAATGGTTGATAAATCGGTTGCTCTTCTTGCAAATCTTTCCACGATACCAGAGGGACGTTTGGCAATAGCACGGGAAAAGGGAATACCTTTGTTAGTCGAGATTGTTGATGTAGGGTCACAACGAGGGAAGGAAAATGCGGCCTCTGTATTGTTGCAGTTGTGTCTTAATAGTAGCAAGTTTTGCACGTTGGTTCTCGAAGAAGGCGCTGTTCCACCACTTGTCGCGCTTTCTCAATCCGGGACCCCTAGAGCAAAAGAGAAA GCTCAACAACTTCTGAGTCATTTTCGCAACCAACGTGAAGGGACTAGCAAGAAGCGGTCatga
- the LOC141652481 gene encoding U-box domain-containing protein 3 isoform X1 — protein METNSVRCLTNSLSRFIHLMSCQTWKSMPTQYLKSMAALLKHLKPLLDDIDDEKIDSYSNLWKACENLDKSVNAAGDFIERWSPKRSKILSVLQTEQLLTKIRSSSLEICGILCRLLRTSSGSSGLAGVQVCTEIMHCVQELQSWDTERISKHIEQALKSKNEELVSCNEHLAEIVGSLGLVSNEELLTESIAVEKERMKVESSKSNEEMDQINQIVDLLDLIRQYTLKSGLSGSMNGVTIPVYFRCPLSLDFMSDPVIVASGTTFERSSIQKWLENGLKVCPKTRQYLSHINLIPNYTVKALIANWLDDNNLKSPDGSEIDKVNQEETSQTDNFSSQDIIRTDSFRCSVHSSDSMSRSSLEAVDVGGPSLSEEVSSSTCRSIEHSYTHSRSHSAASVLSSSDIISEGTLLSTSKVGKGSLDDYSRAISLRSADSGYDETTTSVHVDELVQNLKSPSNALQNAAALELRLLAKHNMENRVIIGKCGAVGPLVSLLRSDAKVTQEHAVTALLNLSLNEENKAMIALTGVIEPLVHVLKSGSDAAKENSAATLFSLSLLEDYKSKIGRSGAVRALVNLLGRGTSRGRKDAATALFNLSICHDNKAPIVKAGAVKYLVQLLDPSKGMVDKSVALLANLSTIPEGRLAIAREKGIPLLVEIVDVGSQRGKENAASVLLQLCLNSSKFCTLVLEEGAVPPLVALSQSGTPRAKEKAQQLLSHFRNQREGTSKKRS, from the exons ATGGAGACGAACTCTGTGAGATGTTTGACCAACAGCTTATCTCGATTCATTCATTTAATGTCATGTCAAACATGGAAATCTATGCCTACTCAATACCTCAAAAGCATGGCTGCTCTGTTGAAACACCTgaaacctcttctagatgatatTGATGATGAAAAGATAGATTCATATTCAAATTTATGGAAGGCGTGTGAAAATCTCGACAAATCTGTGAATGCTGCTGGAGATTTTATTGAACGATGGTCACCAAAAAGAAGCAAGATTCTTTCA GTTCTACAAACTGAACAGTTACTGACAAAAATCAGAAGTTCGTCCCTGGAGATATGTGGTATCTTATGTAGGTTACTACGGACATCGTCTGGTTCTTCGGGTTTAGCTGGAGTTCAagtatgtaccgaaataatg CATTGTGTGCAGGAGCTTCAAAGCTGGGACACCGAGCGAATCTCAAAACACATTGAACAAGCTCTGAAGAGTAAAAATGAAGAGTTAGTTTCTTGCAATGAACACTTGGCCGAGATTGTGGGATCTCTTGGGTTGGTGTCGAATGAAGAGCTACTTACAGAGAGTATTGCAGTTGAAAAGGAGCGGATGAAAGTTGAATCAAGCAAGTCTAACGAGGAAATGGATCAAATAAACCAAATAGTAGATCTTTTGGACCTGATTCGGCAATATACTCTTAAAAGTGGACTGTCCGGATCAATGAATGGTGTTACTATCCCTGTATACTTCCGTTGTCCTTTATCATTAGATTTCATGTCAGATCCAGTCATTGTGGCCTCAGGCACAACTTTTGAGAGGTCTTCCATACAGAAATGGCTCGAAAATGGGCTCAAAGTCTGCCCTAAAACTCGACAATATCTTTCACACATCAATCTCATACCGAATTACACTGTGAAAGCACTAATAGCAAATTGGTTGGATGATAATAATCTCAAATCTCCCGATGGCTCTGAAATTGACAAGGTCAACCAAGAAGAAACTTCTCAGACCGATAACTTCTCTTCTCAAGATATAATTCGTACTGATAGTTTCCGTTGCTCAGTACATAGCAGTGATTCTATGTCTAGGTCTTCACTGGAAGCTGTAGATGTAGGTGGCCCGTCTCTATCTGAGGAGGTAAGCTCCAGTACATGTCGGAGTATTGAGCATTCTTACACTCACAGCAGAAGTCATTCAGCTGCAAGTGTCCTGTCAAGCAGTGACATTATCTCTGAGGGCACTCTTCTTAGTACTTCAAAAGTGGGAAAAGGATCTTTGGATGACTATTCTCGAGCTATTTCACTCCGATCAGCAGACTCGGGATATGATGAAACAACCACGTCGGTCCATGTTGATGAATTGGTCCAAAATCTGAAAAGCCCATCAAATGCATTACAAAATGCAGCTGCTTTGGAGTTACGACTCCTTGCGAAACACAACATGGAGAACCGTGTCATCATCGGGAAATGTGGAGCTGTGGGCCCACTAGTCTCACTTTTACGCTCGGATGCGAAGGTAACTCAAGAGCATGCAGTTACTGCTCTTCTCAATCTTTCACTCAATGAAGAAAACAAGGCAATGATAGCATTAACCGGGGTAATTGAACCATTAGTACATGTTCTGAAGTCGGGAAGTGATGCTGCTAAAGAAAACTCTGCTGCTACTCTCTTTAGTCTTTCTCTTCTTGAAGATTACAAGTCAAAGATTGGTCGCTCGGGCGCTGTCAGAGCGCTGGTCAACCTTCTTGGACGAGGAACATCTAGGggaagaaaagacgcagcaactgcatTGTTCAATCTGTCCATTTGCCACGATAATAAAGCTCCAATTGTTAAAGCTGGAGCTGTGAAATATCTTGTTCAGCTTTTAGACCCCTCTAAAGGAATGGTTGATAAATCGGTTGCTCTTCTTGCAAATCTTTCCACGATACCAGAGGGACGTTTGGCAATAGCACGGGAAAAGGGAATACCTTTGTTAGTCGAGATTGTTGATGTAGGGTCACAACGAGGGAAGGAAAATGCGGCCTCTGTATTGTTGCAGTTGTGTCTTAATAGTAGCAAGTTTTGCACGTTGGTTCTCGAAGAAGGCGCTGTTCCACCACTTGTCGCGCTTTCTCAATCCGGGACCCCTAGAGCAAAAGAGAAA GCTCAACAACTTCTGAGTCATTTTCGCAACCAACGTGAAGGGACTAGCAAGAAGCGGTCatga